One Nostoc sp. UHCC 0302 DNA window includes the following coding sequences:
- a CDS encoding tetratricopeptide repeat protein has protein sequence MPEDSGKFADKVGAFAAPGSQVNIGTQIIEGQKQLTPTKSIPYRGSVHFVGRETELAMLHQDLQRGDYVAIVGMPGVGKTELATQYARQYQESYGGIAWFNDRETNLAAEVLKFFLKYGFEIPQELGGRLLSLKEQVAWCWSRYPDSPLPILIVFDDVTDLANLHEVVPSENRFRVLVTTRERHLDPNFIQEIPLDVLSPEKEPGKALELLKQLLGDKDKRVENQPQVATAICECLEYLPLGIELVGGFLKGEPNLSLDTMFRRLQERKLAEESLQREKTIGQSQLGVKAAFALTWSELDPLAQQLGRFLSLFSPQLILWDLVLWVATGGGEKDEEGEEKNQQEERRLTWSDDELNEAKKQLYKRNLLQLVEEREGYYKIHALVRWFLQEQLAASGEMQSVLETTFAIAMIAKAKILPDSPTSEHIKGVRDIIPHLEDLGKRLIAEVKEAKEAQIISLASVPNNQVIWVFVGIKRFYKGQGLYKLAEPWGEECVNIYQTLFTGDHPDVATSLNNLAALYDSQGRYSEAELLFIQALEMTQRLFAGDHPNVATSLNNLAALYKSQGRYSEAELLYTQALEMTQCLFASDHPNVATSLNNLALLYDSQGRYSEGEPLFTQALEMTKRLFDSDHPNVATSLNNLALLYNSQGRYSEAKPLFTQALEMRKRLFAGDHPDVAASLNNLAAIYDSQGRYSEAEPLLTQALEMRKRLFAGDHPNVSTSLNNLAALYKSQGRYSEAELLYTQALKMYERLFAGDHPNVATSLNNLAELYYSQGRYSEAEPLYTEALEMCQRVLGVNHPLTVTVRENLIILQQQLTPCAIWKRRLGQFVQILKAILVLPFYLLWQLVKKLIRN, from the coding sequence GACTTGCAGCGAGGAGATTATGTAGCAATAGTGGGAATGCCAGGCGTGGGCAAAACTGAATTAGCTACTCAATACGCCAGACAATATCAAGAAAGTTATGGGGGAATTGCTTGGTTCAACGATAGAGAAACAAATCTCGCCGCTGAAGTTTTAAAGTTTTTCCTCAAATATGGTTTTGAGATTCCCCAAGAATTAGGAGGAAGACTTTTAAGCCTTAAAGAACAAGTCGCTTGGTGTTGGTCTAGATATCCTGACTCTCCCTTACCCATTTTAATTGTCTTCGATGACGTAACTGACCTAGCCAACCTCCACGAAGTCGTTCCCAGCGAAAACCGCTTCCGAGTCCTGGTGACTACTAGAGAGCGGCATTTAGACCCGAATTTTATTCAAGAGATTCCCTTAGATGTTCTCTCGCCAGAAAAAGAACCAGGAAAAGCATTAGAACTGTTAAAACAACTGTTGGGGGACAAAGACAAGCGAGTTGAAAACCAACCACAAGTAGCAACTGCAATATGTGAATGTCTAGAATATTTGCCCTTGGGCATAGAGTTAGTGGGAGGCTTTTTAAAAGGAGAGCCAAATCTATCTCTCGACACGATGTTTAGACGATTACAAGAACGCAAATTAGCTGAAGAATCTCTACAGCGAGAGAAAACCATTGGTCAATCGCAACTAGGAGTTAAAGCCGCTTTTGCCTTAACTTGGTCAGAACTCGACCCACTGGCACAACAACTAGGAAGATTTTTGAGTTTATTTTCTCCCCAACTTATTCTTTGGGATTTGGTTTTGTGGGTAGCGACAGGTGGAGGGGAAAAAGATGAGGAAGGTGAAGAAAAGAATCAGCAAGAAGAAAGACGGTTAACTTGGTCAGACGATGAACTAAACGAGGCTAAAAAGCAACTTTACAAGCGCAACTTGCTGCAACTGGTAGAAGAAAGAGAAGGATATTATAAAATTCATGCCTTAGTGCGGTGGTTTTTGCAAGAGCAGTTAGCAGCCTCTGGCGAGATGCAATCAGTTTTGGAAACAACCTTCGCTATTGCCATGATAGCCAAAGCTAAAATACTTCCCGATTCACCCACCTCTGAGCATATTAAAGGTGTTAGGGATATTATTCCTCATCTCGAAGACCTGGGAAAACGTTTAATTGCAGAGGTCAAGGAAGCAAAAGAGGCACAGATAATTTCTCTAGCATCAGTCCCCAACAATCAAGTAATCTGGGTATTTGTGGGGATAAAAAGATTTTACAAAGGACAAGGATTATATAAATTAGCAGAACCTTGGGGTGAAGAATGTGTAAATATTTACCAAACTTTATTTACAGGCGACCATCCCGATGTCGCTACTAGCTTGAATAATTTAGCTGCACTCTACGATAGCCAAGGGCGGTACAGCGAAGCCGAACTTCTTTTCATCCAAGCCTTGGAGATGACACAGCGCCTGTTTGCTGGCGACCATCCCAATGTCGCTACTAGCTTGAATAATTTAGCTGCACTCTACAAAAGCCAAGGGCGGTACAGCGAAGCCGAACTTCTTTACACCCAAGCCTTGGAGATGACACAGTGCCTGTTTGCTAGCGACCATCCCAATGTCGCTACTAGCTTGAATAATTTAGCTCTACTCTACGATAGCCAAGGGCGGTACAGCGAAGGCGAACCCCTTTTCACCCAAGCCTTGGAGATGACAAAGCGCCTGTTTGATAGCGACCATCCCAATGTCGCTACTAGCTTAAATAATTTAGCTCTACTCTACAATAGCCAAGGGCGGTACAGTGAAGCCAAACCCCTTTTCACCCAAGCCTTGGAGATGAGAAAGCGCTTGTTTGCTGGCGACCATCCCGATGTGGCTGCTAGCTTGAATAATTTAGCAGCAATCTACGATAGCCAAGGGCGGTACAGCGAAGCCGAACCCCTTTTGACCCAAGCCTTGGAGATGAGAAAGCGCCTGTTTGCTGGCGACCATCCCAATGTCTCTACTAGCTTGAATAATTTAGCTGCACTCTACAAAAGCCAAGGGCGGTACAGCGAAGCCGAACTTCTTTACACCCAAGCCTTGAAGATGTATGAGCGCCTGTTTGCTGGCGACCATCCCAATGTCGCTACTAGCTTGAATAATTTAGCTGAGCTCTACTATAGCCAAGGGCGGTACAGCGAAGCCGAACCCCTTTACACCGAAGCCTTGGAGATGTGCCAACGGGTGTTAGGGGTTAATCACCCTTTGACAGTGACAGTTCGAGAAAATCTGATAATTCTACAACAGCAGTTAACTCCCTGTGCCATTTGGAAACGTCGATTAGGTCAGTTTGTGCAAATATTAAAGGCGATATTAGTTCTACCGTTTTATCTACTGTGGCAATTAGTCAAAAAATTAATTCGTAATTAA